The proteins below come from a single Spirochaetia bacterium 38H-sp genomic window:
- a CDS encoding FGGY-family carbohydrate kinase, with the protein MKNKKILAIDIGTSSVKAALIGKKGQIFAHERISLVKVSGASYKDKWLFDSYRWISAIKKLCAGMDFGEVAALCVTGHGPSIVPVKKNGKATGPALMWNKPVEQRGYKSAYLPRIEWYVDNTLFAEKPDFFLGVPEFVSFYLGAEPVMFSPSPEFDSLIWSYEEKKASGLEEYLPVGIARTGNLCGLTGNSAKALGIPASIPVVAGASDFIMAIVGCNVLTERKVCNRAGTSEGINFALSMPCKLDGIRNTPHPAEGLYNAGLVIPASGSIFEWFKNLTGRSSVSYLEIVKHAEKLWDKNWLKRKGPFIFPHNKGGVTDASFGDFVGLDSSFSPDVVFAALLESLLFMVRDAFSVFYSAEVYPSDIVLCGGQALNMPWVRARADVLGRTISVPSICDAELAGAAAYSFLALGDFSSLYDAASSVFSVRTMVSPSEEKVDFWNKAYQYYSSFRYSS; encoded by the coding sequence GTGAAAAATAAAAAAATACTTGCTATTGATATAGGAACTTCCTCTGTAAAAGCCGCACTCATAGGCAAAAAAGGGCAGATCTTTGCCCACGAACGCATCAGTCTTGTCAAAGTTTCTGGTGCATCTTATAAAGATAAATGGCTTTTTGATTCCTACAGGTGGATTTCTGCCATAAAAAAGCTGTGTGCTGGGATGGATTTTGGCGAGGTTGCTGCACTGTGTGTGACAGGTCATGGACCATCCATTGTACCTGTTAAAAAAAACGGCAAAGCGACAGGACCTGCTCTTATGTGGAATAAGCCTGTAGAGCAAAGAGGGTATAAGAGTGCATATTTGCCGCGTATAGAGTGGTATGTGGATAATACGCTCTTTGCAGAGAAGCCGGATTTTTTTCTTGGAGTGCCTGAGTTTGTTTCCTTTTATCTGGGAGCGGAGCCGGTTATGTTTTCTCCCTCTCCTGAGTTTGACAGCCTTATATGGAGTTATGAGGAGAAAAAAGCTTCTGGGTTGGAAGAGTATTTGCCTGTTGGAATTGCGAGAACAGGCAACTTGTGCGGACTTACGGGGAATTCTGCAAAAGCTCTGGGAATCCCTGCCTCTATCCCTGTTGTAGCTGGTGCCTCAGACTTTATTATGGCAATAGTAGGCTGCAACGTCCTCACAGAAAGAAAGGTCTGTAACCGCGCTGGAACATCGGAGGGGATAAACTTTGCACTTTCTATGCCTTGCAAGCTTGACGGGATAAGAAATACTCCGCATCCTGCAGAGGGGTTGTACAATGCTGGCCTTGTTATTCCTGCTTCTGGTTCTATTTTTGAGTGGTTTAAAAATCTTACAGGTAGAAGCTCTGTTTCTTATCTTGAGATTGTAAAACATGCAGAGAAGTTATGGGACAAGAATTGGCTAAAACGCAAAGGCCCGTTTATCTTTCCTCACAATAAGGGAGGGGTTACCGATGCATCTTTTGGAGATTTTGTAGGGCTTGACAGCTCCTTTTCTCCTGATGTCGTTTTTGCTGCTCTTTTGGAATCTCTTTTGTTTATGGTGCGCGATGCATTTTCTGTTTTTTATTCGGCAGAGGTTTACCCTTCTGATATTGTTTTGTGCGGAGGACAGGCTCTCAATATGCCATGGGTAAGGGCAAGGGCTGATGTCCTTGGCAGAACGATTTCTGTGCCGAGTATTTGCGATGCGGAGCTTGCAGGAGCTGCGGCATATTCTTTTCTTGCCTTGGGAGATTTTTCTTCTCTTTATGATGCAGCTTCTTCTGTTTTTTCTGTTAGAACAATGGTTTCTCCTTCCGAGGAAAAGGTGGATTTCTGGAATAAGGCTTATCAATATTACTCTTCTTTCCGTTATTCTTCTTGA
- the prs gene encoding ribose-phosphate diphosphokinase: MTVHDPSSLGIVACPGGERFSREIIGHLRQIYRKQFEKRVSKIVDKYDIAREDAIKESHLFSDLMHPVISGGKESLAYEPPNFHIPANFTRFANGEVKTELLASVRDKEVYIIQDVENRYPQKFSGGEQCLSVNDNFFVLLVTIDAVLQSSPKSVTLVLPSYPYARQHKKKGREGLTAARLAQIFEFMGVGRLITLDIHSTEIQNSFNKLRLENLHASYQILLKLSELVDFSNDDLVVVAPDTGAVGRNKFYASSLKKPLALIYKERDYSKVSTDAGNSNISSLRLLGDVSGKTVFMADDMLGTGGTLIKAMRMLREQGAERIICAVSLPLFTGEAAEHFDKAYHEGLFDRIIGTNAVYHDESILSREWYISANVSNLFARAISRLHHRQSLSPLLDNSKIIQWLIKKQKKEE; this comes from the coding sequence ATGACTGTTCATGATCCTTCTTCTTTAGGTATTGTCGCTTGTCCCGGCGGTGAGCGTTTTTCGAGGGAGATTATTGGTCACTTGAGGCAAATTTATAGGAAACAGTTTGAAAAACGTGTTTCCAAGATTGTCGATAAGTATGATATTGCTCGGGAAGATGCAATCAAGGAGAGTCATCTTTTCTCCGATCTGATGCATCCTGTTATTTCCGGTGGAAAGGAGTCCTTGGCCTATGAGCCACCCAATTTTCATATCCCTGCCAATTTTACGCGTTTTGCCAATGGTGAGGTTAAGACAGAACTGCTTGCTTCTGTGCGTGATAAAGAGGTCTATATCATACAAGATGTGGAGAACCGTTATCCGCAGAAGTTTTCTGGTGGTGAGCAGTGCCTTAGTGTAAACGATAATTTTTTTGTTCTGCTTGTTACTATTGATGCGGTATTACAGTCAAGTCCCAAGAGTGTTACCCTTGTTCTCCCTTCTTATCCTTATGCCAGACAGCATAAGAAAAAGGGAAGAGAAGGCCTTACTGCTGCCCGACTTGCTCAGATTTTTGAGTTTATGGGGGTAGGCAGGCTTATAACACTGGATATTCACTCTACCGAGATACAAAACAGCTTTAACAAACTCAGACTTGAGAACTTGCATGCTTCTTATCAGATTCTTCTCAAGTTGTCGGAGCTTGTGGATTTTTCTAACGATGACCTTGTTGTTGTTGCTCCGGATACGGGTGCTGTGGGCAGAAACAAGTTTTATGCGAGTTCTCTCAAAAAACCTCTTGCTCTTATTTACAAAGAGCGCGATTACTCCAAGGTTTCTACTGATGCCGGAAACTCCAACATATCCTCTCTCAGGTTGCTTGGTGATGTAAGCGGCAAAACCGTATTTATGGCTGATGATATGCTTGGTACTGGCGGTACCCTGATAAAAGCCATGCGCATGCTTAGGGAGCAGGGTGCGGAGCGCATAATCTGTGCAGTTAGCCTGCCTCTTTTTACAGGCGAAGCTGCCGAGCATTTTGACAAGGCTTATCATGAAGGCCTATTTGACAGAATAATAGGAACCAATGCTGTATATCACGACGAGAGCATACTTTCCCGTGAGTGGTATATCTCCGCCAATGTTTCCAATTTGTTTGCACGTGCGATATCTCGCCTTCATCACAGACAGAGCCTTAGTCCTCTTCTTGACAACAGCAAGATAATCCAGTGGCTCATAAAAAAACAAAAAAAAGAAGAATAG
- a CDS encoding gluconokinase: MIVVFYDSICFLDLACSFFLCINIFMENPSVIIVMGVSGSGKSFIGKMLAEKWGAVFEDADDFHPPSNIEKMKNHCPLTDEDRLPWLSDLRKRIIAYRKSGIRYVLACSALKESYRSILRGDDDNEIVFVFLHGDKELIRKRMEEREHFMPPALLDSQLATLEVPEYAIQVDIDKNPQEIVDYILDSIEKRNLNAFV; this comes from the coding sequence ATGATTGTTGTATTTTATGATTCTATCTGCTTTTTGGACTTGGCATGTTCTTTTTTCTTATGTATAAATATTTTTATGGAAAATCCGTCTGTTATTATTGTTATGGGTGTCTCGGGTTCTGGAAAGAGCTTTATAGGTAAGATGCTTGCAGAAAAGTGGGGTGCTGTATTTGAAGATGCGGATGATTTTCATCCCCCTTCCAATATAGAGAAGATGAAGAACCATTGTCCTCTTACGGATGAAGACAGACTTCCCTGGTTATCGGATCTGAGAAAAAGGATTATTGCTTACAGAAAATCAGGAATACGTTATGTTCTTGCCTGTTCTGCTCTCAAGGAGAGTTATCGCAGTATTTTGAGGGGTGATGATGATAATGAGATTGTATTTGTCTTTCTGCATGGGGATAAGGAGCTTATAAGAAAAAGAATGGAGGAAAGGGAGCATTTTATGCCTCCTGCTCTTCTTGACAGCCAGCTGGCTACTCTGGAAGTGCCGGAGTATGCTATACAGGTGGATATAGATAAGAATCCTCAGGAGATTGTAGATTATATTCTGGATTCCATAGAAAAGCGTAATCTCAATGCCTTTGTATAA
- a CDS encoding GntR family transcriptional regulator, with protein MQEKIPKYKKVKQEIIKLIKQKGLTPGDSIPTEAELSELFAVSRNTVRLAVDELVYAELLERRQGSGTYIVEKKTQDNESGRLIGVVHHSITDNIYPHVIRGIDESLHNQGYSMVLSTSNRDKKREIINIKRLLKERIKGLILEPYASASISASDELVKIITDASIPVVLIHCELPFLSLSSVNIDDWKTGYQAASYLIERGHKHIGCIYKKNTQAGTERFKGFLQAIKDNGLKENPDYYASFLEKDEHGNPGASLALQMASLSSPPTAIFFYNDETAIKGIMALIKKGIRIPEDISVIGHDDLPQSAITNPPLTTFSHPKDILGRWAADLVIQEINDPFSIPKAIRARSTLIERKSVKNMGQS; from the coding sequence ATGCAAGAAAAAATTCCAAAATATAAAAAAGTAAAACAAGAAATAATCAAGCTGATAAAACAAAAGGGATTAACACCGGGAGACAGCATACCTACGGAAGCCGAACTGTCAGAATTATTTGCTGTAAGCAGAAATACAGTACGACTTGCGGTGGACGAGTTAGTATACGCAGAATTGTTGGAAAGGAGACAGGGCTCCGGCACATACATCGTAGAAAAAAAGACTCAGGACAATGAGTCCGGCAGACTTATAGGAGTTGTACACCATTCCATAACAGACAACATATACCCCCATGTAATACGCGGAATAGACGAGAGTCTGCATAACCAGGGATACAGTATGGTACTGTCAACATCCAACAGGGATAAGAAAAGAGAAATAATAAATATAAAAAGACTTCTCAAAGAAAGAATAAAAGGTCTAATCCTTGAGCCCTACGCATCAGCATCGATAAGTGCAAGCGACGAGTTAGTAAAAATCATAACAGATGCCAGCATCCCCGTAGTCCTTATTCACTGTGAGCTTCCCTTTTTATCTCTATCCTCAGTCAACATAGATGACTGGAAAACAGGATATCAAGCAGCAAGCTATCTTATAGAAAGAGGCCACAAACACATAGGATGCATATACAAAAAAAACACACAAGCCGGAACAGAACGTTTTAAAGGCTTTCTGCAAGCAATAAAAGATAATGGGCTTAAAGAAAATCCGGACTACTATGCAAGCTTCTTAGAAAAAGACGAGCATGGTAACCCAGGAGCAAGTCTTGCACTGCAGATGGCAAGCCTGAGCAGCCCTCCTACTGCGATATTTTTCTATAATGATGAGACAGCAATTAAGGGAATAATGGCACTGATAAAAAAAGGCATACGCATTCCAGAAGACATATCCGTCATAGGTCATGACGACTTGCCTCAGAGCGCAATAACAAACCCGCCACTCACAACATTCTCGCACCCCAAAGACATTCTAGGCCGCTGGGCAGCGGACTTGGTCATACAGGAGATAAACGACCCATTTTCCATCCCCAAGGCAATCAGAGCAAGAAGCACACTCATAGAAAGAAAAAGCGTAAAGAATATGGGACAATCTTAA